The following are from one region of the Egicoccus sp. AB-alg6-2 genome:
- a CDS encoding PDZ domain-containing protein: MTQSDVSTPDAFPPSPDPDTPTPERRRGSVWRLVFYLATVAVVLWAAVLVPLPYVEYLPGSPTEIEPLIEIEGATTTDLDGETALLTVLLRQQPALQALRAAVSDQRRLLPLSTVFPPDVDRDAFFAREREVFGRQFEIATVIGAQAAGVETRILSEPVVVSVLPGSPAEGVLEPRDVIVSIDGQDVVAAEEVQARTRAGEIDEVVPLEIRRGGDTVQTSIRLGELPGLEHPGIGIQLETAVYDIELPFEVALAPGTRIGGPSAGLMVALTVYDLLSDEDLLQGRLVLGTGTIDADGRVGPVGGVPEKMLAAAAYGADVVLVPESQFEQAMTTAPDDLTVIGVATMDDALAALRDTAGD, encoded by the coding sequence ATGACGCAGTCCGACGTCTCCACGCCGGACGCGTTCCCCCCGTCGCCGGACCCCGACACCCCGACGCCCGAGCGTCGCCGCGGATCGGTGTGGCGACTGGTGTTCTACCTCGCCACCGTCGCGGTGGTGCTTTGGGCGGCCGTGCTGGTGCCCCTGCCCTACGTGGAGTACCTGCCCGGATCCCCGACCGAGATCGAGCCGCTGATCGAGATCGAGGGTGCGACGACCACCGACCTCGACGGGGAGACGGCCCTGCTGACCGTCCTGCTGCGCCAGCAGCCGGCGCTGCAGGCGCTCCGGGCCGCCGTCTCCGACCAGCGGCGACTGCTGCCGCTGTCCACGGTGTTCCCGCCCGACGTCGACCGCGACGCCTTCTTCGCCCGCGAACGCGAGGTGTTCGGGCGCCAGTTCGAGATCGCCACCGTGATCGGCGCCCAGGCGGCGGGCGTCGAGACCCGCATCCTGTCCGAACCGGTCGTCGTCTCCGTACTGCCCGGAAGCCCCGCCGAAGGCGTCCTCGAACCACGCGACGTCATCGTCTCGATCGACGGCCAGGACGTGGTCGCTGCCGAGGAGGTGCAGGCCCGGACCCGTGCGGGCGAGATCGACGAGGTGGTCCCGCTGGAGATCCGCCGCGGCGGCGACACGGTGCAGACCTCGATCCGGCTGGGCGAGCTGCCCGGGCTGGAGCATCCGGGCATCGGCATCCAGCTCGAGACGGCGGTCTACGACATCGAGCTGCCGTTCGAGGTCGCCCTGGCCCCCGGCACCCGCATCGGCGGCCCCAGCGCCGGCCTGATGGTCGCGCTGACCGTCTACGACCTGCTCAGCGACGAGGACCTGTTGCAGGGCCGGCTCGTACTCGGGACCGGCACGATCGACGCCGACGGCCGCGTCGGCCCGGTCGGAGGCGTTCCCGAGAAGATGCTGGCCGCCGCCGCGTACGGAGCGGACGTCGTCCTGGTGCCCGAGTCGCAGTTCGAACAGGCCATGACCACCGCGCCGGACGACCTGACCGTGATCGGCGTGGCCACCATGGACGACGCGCTCGCTGCCCTCCGCGACACCGCAGGGGACTGA
- a CDS encoding site-2 protease family protein, whose translation MFSRAVRLTHVRGVEVRLDVSLLPFAALVAWFFAARFRDGNDLAVALLMAAVGCVLFIASILAHELAHALEARHRGLDVQRITLFLFGGVTEMRASSQTPRDEFVVAAVGPWISLVCGAAFGLLGTFATWVFAAPVAAPIAEVAGLLAWVNVILAVFNLVPGAPLDGGRVLRAGLWWLLKDRRRALRIAARAGQVLAAALVLLGVRAVQVAGFEGLFGGLIWVAVGVFLWSAARAEIRQSEVDALLDGRRTRDLVGPLAPAVQLDDPLDGLAVVPPDRSLVPVLDGGHLVGVVAVREVDELHRSDRAVRRARDLLQRVDHLPRVGLDDDVRDLIDAFAGRVHAVRLHDDGRDVAVVTEREVARALTSLRRDGARRAPRPTAEAAT comes from the coding sequence ATGTTCTCCCGCGCCGTTCGGCTGACCCACGTCCGCGGCGTCGAGGTCCGTCTCGACGTGTCGCTGCTGCCATTCGCGGCGCTCGTGGCATGGTTCTTCGCGGCACGCTTCCGGGACGGCAACGACCTGGCGGTCGCCCTGCTGATGGCGGCGGTGGGCTGCGTCCTGTTCATCGCCTCGATCCTGGCGCACGAGCTCGCCCACGCGCTCGAGGCCCGCCACCGCGGGCTCGACGTCCAGCGCATCACCCTGTTCCTCTTCGGCGGGGTGACCGAGATGCGGGCGAGCTCGCAGACGCCGCGCGACGAGTTCGTCGTCGCCGCGGTCGGACCGTGGATCAGCCTCGTGTGCGGTGCCGCCTTCGGACTGCTCGGCACGTTCGCGACCTGGGTCTTCGCGGCGCCGGTCGCCGCCCCGATCGCCGAGGTCGCTGGGCTGCTGGCCTGGGTCAACGTGATCCTCGCCGTCTTCAACCTCGTCCCCGGCGCGCCCCTGGACGGCGGCCGGGTGCTGCGCGCGGGCCTGTGGTGGCTGCTCAAGGACCGTCGTCGCGCGCTGCGGATCGCCGCCCGCGCCGGCCAGGTGCTCGCCGCGGCGCTGGTCCTGCTGGGGGTACGTGCGGTCCAGGTCGCCGGCTTCGAGGGCCTGTTCGGCGGCCTCATCTGGGTCGCCGTCGGCGTCTTCCTGTGGTCGGCCGCGCGGGCCGAGATCCGGCAGAGCGAGGTGGACGCCCTGCTCGACGGTCGGCGCACGCGCGACCTGGTCGGTCCGCTCGCACCGGCCGTCCAGCTCGACGATCCCCTCGATGGTCTCGCCGTGGTGCCGCCGGACCGCAGCCTCGTCCCGGTGCTGGACGGCGGGCACCTCGTCGGGGTCGTCGCCGTCCGCGAGGTGGACGAACTGCACCGGAGCGATCGTGCCGTCCGGCGGGCACGCGACCTGCTGCAGCGGGTGGACCACCTGCCGCGGGTGGGTCTCGACGACGACGTGCGCGACCTGATCGATGCGTTCGCCGGGCGCGTCCACGCCGTTCGCCTCCACGACGACGGACGTGACGTCGCGGTCGTGACCGAGCGTGAGGTGGCCCGGGCGCTGACGTCCCTGCGGCGCGACGGTGCCCGACGTGCACCCCGGCCCACCGCGGAGGCCGCCACATGA
- a CDS encoding VLRF1 family aeRF1-type release factor gives MKLADSLINDLIDFTDERGVLSFYVGHTPAQAADPQPTQPIEIRNQVKALKARLADGDRDLAAAVDKRLDAIDGELERFLDPKAHGQGRALFVGVASGRTASVALQIPFKERVVLHDRAFLRPLVAAVDEGRPAGILVVSRSGSRLLGWKVGEAEELTSDAFELGDAQTADRKSGPSPAAPQIQGHGVDHKEMFEHRVDENRNRWLRSQVEEVLGTAKEQGWDRLVVSGGAQLRDYVANLVGDNDGLRVIHAEADWEHLTPAAISANAWPILRSVHEVREHELVDRALDRALSGNAGAVGLRNVCDALNEGRVAHLLFDDRLQLTGFRSSEDTLHPEVGGQLAQSDGVEFTEEPLFVERMIEKAVSTGAAVTPVAQSPAAPLGEHDGVAALLRW, from the coding sequence ATGAAACTCGCTGACTCGCTCATCAACGACCTCATCGACTTCACGGACGAGCGGGGTGTGCTCTCGTTCTACGTTGGGCACACACCGGCTCAGGCGGCCGACCCACAGCCGACCCAACCCATCGAGATCCGCAACCAGGTCAAGGCGCTCAAGGCCAGGCTGGCTGACGGAGACCGCGACCTCGCGGCCGCGGTGGACAAGCGTCTCGACGCCATCGACGGCGAACTCGAGCGCTTCCTCGATCCCAAGGCACACGGCCAGGGTCGCGCCCTGTTCGTCGGTGTCGCGTCGGGCCGTACCGCCTCGGTGGCGCTGCAGATCCCGTTCAAGGAACGCGTCGTGCTGCACGACCGGGCGTTCCTGCGGCCCCTGGTCGCGGCCGTCGACGAGGGTCGACCGGCCGGCATCCTCGTGGTGTCGCGCAGCGGCTCCCGGCTGCTCGGATGGAAGGTGGGCGAGGCCGAGGAGCTGACCTCCGACGCCTTCGAACTCGGTGACGCGCAGACGGCCGACCGCAAGAGCGGTCCCTCCCCTGCGGCGCCTCAGATCCAGGGCCACGGCGTCGACCACAAGGAGATGTTCGAGCACCGCGTCGACGAGAACCGCAACCGGTGGTTGCGCTCCCAGGTCGAGGAGGTCCTCGGAACGGCCAAGGAACAGGGCTGGGACCGTCTCGTGGTCTCGGGTGGCGCGCAGCTGCGGGACTACGTGGCCAACCTGGTCGGTGACAACGACGGCCTGCGGGTCATCCACGCCGAGGCCGACTGGGAGCATCTGACGCCTGCCGCGATCTCGGCCAACGCCTGGCCGATCCTGCGCTCGGTCCACGAGGTCCGCGAGCACGAGCTCGTCGACCGGGCACTCGATCGCGCGCTGTCGGGCAACGCCGGTGCCGTCGGCCTGCGCAACGTCTGCGACGCGCTCAACGAGGGCCGGGTTGCGCACCTGCTCTTCGACGACCGCCTGCAGCTGACCGGCTTCCGCTCGTCGGAGGACACGCTGCACCCCGAGGTCGGCGGTCAGCTGGCGCAGTCCGACGGCGTCGAGTTCACCGAGGAACCGCTGTTCGTGGAACGCATGATCGAGAAGGCGGTCTCCACCGGTGCGGCGGTGACCCCCGTCGCGCAGTCACCGGCGGCCCCGCTCGGTGAGCACGACGGCGTGGCGGCGTTGCTGCGGTGGTGA
- a CDS encoding copper resistance CopC/CopD family protein yields MRLTADRPFGAAVATRALLVGLLSFGWLFLHALPAAGHASLTETLPADGSRLEAAPASVVLRFNEPVDAPTDGVRVYDADATRVDTGPAATASPGEVAVGLPPSLPDGGYVVTYRVISADSHPIAGTVAFTVGDADAVDDATIAELFGGARSSWTAVVGPVLRALTYLGVVVAAGSAAFAAWVASGRDDRELAWTWAVRGALLAAVTSLLAVPVQAVAVTGRPLTGTFLPGGGLGETLVFSSFGQGTLLRLVALAGFVLAWRRVGASDEGGAARHAEILLTGALAAASFALDGHQRAVEPVWLLAGADVVHLLGAAVWTGCLLLLLLTVRTRRLEDDPVAAAGLVVRFSRIALWSVVALSAAGVAMSVVLVRSPRALLSTGYGWTLLAKLMVFAGVLLAAAYNRWRLEPAIAARMAPAGGATDLEPAQTERAVVRSQRAWSQLRGTLAVEALGLAAVLAVTGFLVIQRPAAEAAGITGAYHVTVALNDDYDVDLVVDPNRVGRNALHVYVLDDTGRPADAVEELRLELTYVPEQIGPIEIEPYVVGPGHWTANVDDLRFPGAWEVRVVAGIDRFTEADARVRVVVNP; encoded by the coding sequence GTGCGCCTCACCGCCGACCGGCCCTTTGGTGCCGCGGTGGCGACGCGGGCGTTGCTCGTCGGGCTCCTTTCTTTCGGGTGGCTGTTCCTGCACGCGCTGCCCGCCGCCGGACACGCCTCGCTGACCGAAACGCTGCCGGCTGACGGCTCCCGGCTGGAGGCGGCCCCGGCGTCGGTGGTCCTGCGGTTCAACGAACCCGTCGACGCCCCGACCGACGGTGTTCGCGTCTACGACGCCGACGCGACGCGGGTCGACACCGGCCCGGCCGCGACGGCGTCACCCGGCGAAGTGGCGGTGGGCCTGCCGCCGTCACTGCCCGACGGCGGCTACGTGGTGACCTACCGGGTCATCTCGGCGGACAGCCACCCCATCGCCGGAACCGTCGCGTTCACCGTCGGCGACGCCGACGCGGTCGACGACGCGACCATCGCCGAACTGTTCGGCGGTGCCCGTTCGTCGTGGACGGCGGTCGTCGGTCCCGTCCTGCGTGCACTGACCTACCTCGGCGTGGTCGTGGCGGCCGGCAGCGCGGCGTTCGCTGCGTGGGTGGCCTCGGGCAGGGACGACCGCGAGCTGGCCTGGACCTGGGCGGTCCGGGGCGCGCTCCTCGCCGCCGTCACCAGCCTGCTCGCCGTACCCGTGCAGGCGGTCGCCGTCACGGGACGCCCGCTGACCGGGACGTTCCTGCCGGGCGGCGGCCTCGGCGAGACGCTGGTGTTCAGCTCCTTCGGGCAGGGCACGCTGCTGCGGCTCGTCGCACTGGCAGGGTTCGTCCTCGCCTGGCGACGCGTCGGCGCCTCCGACGAGGGGGGTGCGGCGCGTCATGCCGAGATCCTGCTGACGGGGGCGCTGGCGGCGGCCTCCTTCGCGCTGGACGGGCACCAACGGGCCGTCGAGCCGGTGTGGTTGCTCGCCGGGGCGGACGTCGTGCACCTGCTCGGCGCCGCCGTCTGGACCGGCTGCCTGCTGCTGCTGTTGCTCACCGTCCGCACGCGCCGGCTGGAGGACGATCCGGTCGCGGCGGCCGGGCTGGTGGTGCGGTTCAGCCGGATCGCCCTGTGGTCGGTGGTCGCGTTGTCGGCGGCTGGCGTCGCGATGTCGGTGGTGTTGGTGCGGTCCCCCCGTGCGCTGCTGTCCACCGGCTACGGCTGGACGCTGCTGGCGAAGCTGATGGTCTTCGCCGGCGTGCTGCTCGCGGCCGCCTACAACCGTTGGCGTCTCGAGCCCGCCATCGCCGCCAGGATGGCGCCCGCCGGAGGGGCGACCGACCTCGAACCGGCGCAGACCGAGCGCGCGGTCGTGCGCTCGCAGCGTGCCTGGTCGCAGCTGCGCGGCACGCTCGCCGTCGAGGCGCTCGGCCTGGCGGCGGTGCTGGCGGTGACCGGATTCCTGGTGATCCAGCGCCCGGCCGCCGAGGCGGCCGGCATCACCGGCGCCTACCACGTCACGGTCGCGCTGAACGACGACTACGACGTCGACCTGGTGGTCGACCCCAACCGGGTCGGCCGCAACGCGCTGCACGTCTACGTCCTCGACGACACCGGCCGCCCCGCCGACGCCGTCGAGGAACTGCGGCTCGAGCTGACCTACGTTCCCGAACAGATCGGTCCCATCGAGATCGAGCCCTACGTCGTCGGGCCCGGCCACTGGACCGCCAACGTCGACGACCTGCGCTTCCCCGGTGCGTGGGAGGTCCGGGTGGTCGCCGGCATCGACCGGTTCACCGAGGCCGACGCGCGTGTGCGTGTCGTCGTCAACCCCTAG
- the pknB gene encoding Stk1 family PASTA domain-containing Ser/Thr kinase produces MSQGRVLVDRYELRRPLGRGGMAEVWAAHDRTLDREVAIKLLLDRFRDDEAFTNRFHDEARHVARLNHPNLVAVYDTGAEVPPDVDPASGILQPFIVMELVEGRSLQQAIDAGGLTEDRSLEVVADVCAALQYAHSRGLVHRDVKPGNILLADDGTVKVTDFGIARAVGNENVTRTAAVLGTAAYLAPEQAQGLEVDERSDLYSLGVVLYEALTGRQPFRGDSAVTVAYQHVQEPPRPPRELEPSVSPAAEAITMRALAKNPANRYQDAGAMREDLLNARVGNPVAAPAVLTPNETALLAPTAVARPLPSHEQERRKKGALYGVLAVLVILALIGGAYALAGMFDDDTRRVAVPDVVDQTLEAAEEILTRQGFVRGEVTEEVSDGEAGRVLRQSPSADTMAPEGSEVDLVVSVSEELVTVPDVEGRTEEEAFRAWREAGLAVGSGTPQPSDDVEAGRIISTDPEAGAEVPLGSRIDYVVSTGREEVVVRPVTQYSESEAQFRLEEQGFEVNILREFDDVVSEGFVIRQDPPAGTRRPRGDIITIVVSRGPEEIEPEPTEEPEPEPTEEPEPTPTEPSPSPTEPSPSPTEPEPSPTEDPPEDGD; encoded by the coding sequence GTGTCCCAAGGTCGCGTGCTCGTCGACCGCTACGAACTGCGCCGCCCGCTCGGGCGTGGGGGCATGGCCGAGGTCTGGGCCGCCCATGACCGCACCCTCGATCGTGAGGTCGCGATCAAGCTGCTGTTGGACCGGTTCCGCGACGACGAGGCCTTCACCAACCGGTTCCACGACGAGGCCCGCCACGTCGCGCGGCTGAACCACCCCAATCTCGTGGCGGTCTACGACACCGGCGCCGAGGTCCCCCCGGACGTGGACCCCGCCTCGGGCATCCTGCAGCCGTTCATCGTCATGGAACTGGTCGAGGGCCGTTCGCTGCAGCAGGCGATCGACGCCGGCGGCCTGACCGAGGACCGGTCGCTCGAGGTCGTCGCCGACGTCTGTGCCGCGCTGCAGTACGCGCACAGCCGCGGCCTGGTGCACCGCGACGTCAAGCCGGGCAACATCCTGCTCGCCGACGACGGCACCGTGAAGGTCACCGACTTCGGCATCGCCCGCGCCGTCGGAAACGAGAACGTGACGCGGACGGCGGCCGTGCTCGGCACGGCCGCCTACCTCGCGCCCGAGCAGGCGCAGGGGCTGGAGGTCGACGAGCGCTCCGACCTGTACTCGCTCGGGGTGGTCCTCTACGAGGCCCTGACGGGTCGGCAGCCCTTCCGCGGCGACTCTGCCGTCACGGTGGCCTACCAGCACGTCCAGGAGCCGCCCCGCCCGCCACGCGAACTCGAGCCGTCGGTGTCGCCGGCCGCCGAGGCCATCACCATGCGCGCCCTGGCCAAGAACCCGGCCAACCGGTACCAGGACGCCGGGGCGATGCGCGAAGACCTGCTCAACGCCCGGGTCGGCAACCCGGTCGCGGCCCCGGCCGTTCTGACCCCGAACGAGACGGCCCTGCTCGCACCGACCGCGGTGGCCCGCCCGCTGCCCTCCCACGAGCAGGAACGCCGCAAGAAGGGCGCCCTGTACGGCGTGCTGGCGGTGCTCGTGATCCTGGCCCTGATCGGGGGCGCCTATGCGCTGGCGGGGATGTTCGACGACGACACCCGCCGCGTCGCGGTCCCCGACGTGGTCGACCAGACCCTCGAGGCGGCCGAGGAGATCCTCACCCGGCAGGGGTTCGTGCGCGGCGAGGTGACCGAGGAGGTCTCCGACGGCGAGGCGGGACGTGTCCTGCGCCAGTCCCCGTCCGCGGACACCATGGCCCCCGAGGGCTCCGAGGTCGACCTGGTCGTCTCGGTCAGCGAGGAACTGGTGACGGTTCCCGACGTCGAGGGACGCACCGAGGAGGAGGCGTTCCGCGCCTGGCGCGAGGCCGGGCTCGCGGTCGGCAGTGGCACCCCCCAGCCGAGCGACGACGTCGAGGCCGGACGCATCATCTCGACCGACCCGGAGGCGGGCGCCGAGGTGCCGCTCGGCAGCCGCATCGACTACGTCGTGAGCACCGGCCGCGAGGAGGTCGTGGTCCGGCCGGTCACGCAGTACAGCGAGTCCGAGGCCCAGTTCCGGCTCGAGGAGCAGGGGTTCGAGGTCAACATCCTGCGCGAGTTCGACGACGTGGTGTCCGAAGGCTTCGTGATCCGGCAGGACCCGCCGGCCGGGACGCGTCGGCCGCGCGGCGACATCATCACCATCGTCGTCAGCCGCGGGCCCGAGGAGATCGAGCCGGAACCGACCGAGGAACCGGAGCCGGAGCCGACCGAGGAACCGGAGCCGACCCCGACGGAACCTTCGCCCTCGCCCACCGAGCCGTCACCCTCGCCCACCGAGCCGGAGCCGTCCCCCACCGAGGACCCACCCGAAGACGGCGACTGA